A window of the Leptolyngbyaceae cyanobacterium genome harbors these coding sequences:
- the glyQ gene encoding glycine--tRNA ligase subunit alpha gives MTFQSIIATLNKFWSDRGCLIAQPYDVEKGAGTKNPHTFLRAIGPEPWAVAYVEPCRRPGDGRYGENPNRFQHYYQYQVLIKPSPDRIQEIYLNSLRALGIHPEEHDIRFVEDNWEDAAVGAWGVGWEVWLDGMEITQFTYFQQCGGVDCRPVSIEITYGLERLAMYLQETDAIAKIQWTNNITYGDVHLQSEIEQCVYNFEASNPEMLFTLFNLYQQEAAQLIKKGLVLPSLDYVLKCSHTFNLLDARGVISVTERTRYIGRIRNMAKQVAQLYLQQREKLGFPLLKSQQKKRAITPIGILN, from the coding sequence ATTACTTTTCAGTCAATCATTGCAACATTAAATAAGTTTTGGAGCGATCGCGGATGCCTGATTGCCCAACCATATGATGTAGAGAAAGGGGCAGGGACAAAGAATCCTCATACTTTTTTAAGAGCAATCGGTCCAGAACCTTGGGCAGTAGCCTACGTGGAACCTTGTCGGCGGCCAGGTGATGGACGTTATGGAGAAAATCCCAACCGCTTCCAACACTACTATCAGTATCAAGTATTAATCAAACCTTCTCCAGATCGTATCCAAGAAATTTATCTAAATTCGCTCAGAGCATTAGGCATTCATCCAGAAGAACACGACATTCGTTTTGTGGAAGATAACTGGGAGGATGCAGCAGTAGGAGCCTGGGGAGTAGGCTGGGAAGTATGGTTAGATGGAATGGAAATTACTCAATTTACTTATTTTCAGCAATGTGGAGGGGTTGACTGCCGTCCCGTTTCAATTGAAATTACCTATGGTTTAGAGCGATTGGCAATGTATCTTCAGGAAACAGATGCGATCGCTAAAATTCAATGGACAAACAACATTACATATGGAGATGTTCATCTGCAAAGCGAAATAGAACAGTGTGTCTATAACTTTGAAGCTTCTAATCCAGAAATGTTGTTTACCTTATTTAATTTATACCAGCAGGAAGCAGCGCAACTAATTAAAAAAGGATTGGTTCTACCAAGTCTTGACTATGTTTTGAAATGTTCTCACACTTTTAATCTGTTGGACGCTAGAGGAGTAATTTCTGTAACTGAGCGAACTCGCTACATAGGTAGAATTCGCAATATGGCAAAGCAAGTAGCTCAACTTTACTTGCAACAAAGAGAAAAGCTAGGGTTCCCGCTTCTCAAGTCACAACAAAAAAAAAGAGCCATCACTCCAATTGGTATCTTAAATTAA
- a CDS encoding DUF4079 domain-containing protein, with the protein MNLSEILEPIADLFRKMEIPGSIVHWGHPLMMGIVIFVMGSFVGWAGWRGRLVTDPDAANQSKSDHRKIAPLMFLFLAAGYTGGLLSLVMQHQPILESYHFWTGSIVLILLSINAAIALGNFGKNKAAFRKVHAYIGSIALGILFLHALLGLKLGLSI; encoded by the coding sequence ATGAATTTAAGTGAAATTTTAGAACCAATAGCTGACCTGTTTAGAAAAATGGAAATTCCTGGTTCCATCGTTCATTGGGGTCATCCTTTAATGATGGGTATTGTAATATTTGTAATGGGTAGCTTCGTTGGTTGGGCCGGATGGCGGGGAAGGTTGGTTACCGATCCAGATGCGGCTAATCAAAGTAAAAGCGATCACCGCAAAATAGCACCTTTGATGTTTTTATTTTTAGCAGCAGGGTATACAGGCGGCTTGTTATCTTTGGTGATGCAACATCAACCAATTCTAGAAAGTTACCATTTTTGGACGGGTTCGATCGTACTAATTTTATTAAGTATTAATGCAGCGATCGCGCTCGGTAATTTTGGCAAAAATAAAGCTGCATTTCGCAAAGTTCACGCTTATATAGGTAGTATAGCTCTTGGTATATTATTCTTGCACGCCTTGCTGGGATTAAAGTTAGGTTTGTCCATTTAG
- a CDS encoding ComEC/Rec2 family competence protein, producing the protein MSQAISGVILCLAYIIGLLSTAFPWGGYVLIALGVGLAFILPRWWKKGPKPFIWVASGMVALLATIYFQAKVPQPATNDISSFIRPNDGKTQAQVVKVRGEVESTPRLTRNQRAQFWLKVIQLDEVAGSDRPMVVGKDVTGKLYVTVPLLQATGLHPGDEIEVTGNLYKPNPPDNPGSFDFQAYLAKEGAFAGLKGRQISLVDGKAEPEWGWWTIRQRIIRAQTNWLGIPEGPLVSAMVLGSQTVNLYLSVAIRDQFAKVGLAHALAASGFQVSLILSVVLALSRRLPVKAKFACGVTALLLFLGLTGPQPSMLRAILMGVAALFALVAERKIKPISSLLLAATLLLIVNPLWIWDLSFQLSFLATLGLVVTVPVLLKWLDWLPPLFASLIAVPIAASLWTLPLQLYNFKVISPYSVIVSIITTIPLTIISIGGFISAIAALAWPLAGSAIASLLYYPTHWLILLVEFFYKLPGNSVAVGAISSIQLMVIYGIILLVWLFTGFHKRWWIGGLIAILLIVIPAWQSKSNLFRVTVLSTDREPVLVIQDRGKVALINTGDANTARFTVIPFLQQEGVNKIDWAIATDSGRTTDNGWATTLDSIPIENFYSYVEPKFDSKSQSVIASAIQADKGNYQNLVVGQTVQIGSSTVKLINSELPIWEFKIQGENWLLLGELQPDQQNPLATNGEVGKTHVLWWSGQTLASNLLKALEPVVAISFSNSVAPETLVELRQGKTKFYSTSRDGAILWTPDTGFDTTLELAENQSSLL; encoded by the coding sequence ATGAGTCAAGCCATAAGTGGTGTAATTCTTTGTCTGGCCTATATTATAGGGCTGTTATCTACAGCATTTCCTTGGGGCGGATATGTCTTAATCGCCTTAGGAGTTGGATTGGCATTCATATTACCTCGTTGGTGGAAAAAAGGCCCAAAGCCATTTATATGGGTTGCATCTGGAATGGTAGCGCTACTAGCAACTATTTATTTCCAAGCGAAAGTTCCACAACCAGCAACTAATGATATCAGTAGTTTTATTAGACCAAATGATGGTAAGACTCAAGCACAAGTGGTAAAAGTGCGCGGTGAAGTTGAAAGTACACCTCGTCTTACTAGAAATCAAAGAGCGCAGTTTTGGTTAAAAGTTATTCAATTAGATGAGGTAGCTGGTAGCGATCGCCCGATGGTAGTGGGCAAAGATGTAACGGGTAAACTATACGTAACAGTCCCTTTATTACAAGCTACAGGTTTACATCCAGGTGATGAAATAGAAGTTACTGGTAATCTATATAAACCCAATCCTCCTGACAATCCAGGAAGCTTTGATTTTCAGGCTTATTTAGCTAAAGAAGGCGCTTTTGCAGGTCTAAAAGGTCGTCAAATTAGTTTAGTAGATGGAAAAGCCGAACCAGAATGGGGATGGTGGACGATCCGGCAAAGAATAATTCGCGCTCAAACGAATTGGTTAGGTATACCGGAAGGGCCATTAGTTAGTGCAATGGTACTGGGAAGTCAAACAGTTAACCTGTACCTTTCAGTAGCAATTAGAGATCAATTTGCTAAGGTCGGACTAGCTCATGCTTTAGCGGCATCTGGCTTCCAAGTATCACTGATTCTCAGTGTAGTGTTGGCATTGAGCAGACGACTGCCAGTGAAAGCAAAATTTGCCTGTGGCGTTACAGCTTTGTTGCTTTTTTTAGGTTTGACTGGGCCGCAACCTTCAATGCTGAGAGCAATATTGATGGGTGTTGCTGCATTATTTGCTTTAGTTGCCGAACGGAAAATTAAACCAATAAGCTCTTTATTATTAGCTGCAACTTTATTATTAATAGTTAATCCTCTTTGGATTTGGGATTTGAGTTTTCAATTAAGTTTTTTAGCTACTTTAGGATTAGTAGTAACAGTGCCAGTTTTACTTAAATGGCTAGATTGGTTACCACCCTTATTTGCAAGTTTAATAGCAGTTCCTATTGCAGCTTCATTATGGACTTTACCGTTACAATTATATAATTTCAAGGTTATTTCTCCTTATAGCGTAATAGTAAGTATAATTACTACAATTCCTTTAACAATAATTAGTATTGGCGGCTTTATCAGTGCAATTGCTGCATTAGCTTGGCCTTTAGCAGGAAGTGCGATCGCTTCATTACTATATTATCCCACTCATTGGCTAATTTTGCTAGTAGAGTTTTTCTATAAATTACCAGGAAATTCAGTAGCAGTAGGAGCTATTTCAAGTATTCAATTAATGGTAATTTACGGAATCATCTTGTTAGTATGGTTGTTTACTGGTTTTCATAAACGCTGGTGGATAGGCGGTTTGATAGCAATTTTACTAATTGTAATTCCAGCGTGGCAATCCAAATCAAATTTATTTCGAGTGACCGTTCTTTCCACAGATAGAGAACCCGTATTGGTGATTCAAGATCGTGGAAAAGTTGCGTTAATTAATACTGGTGATGCTAATACAGCAAGATTTACCGTAATCCCATTTTTACAACAGGAAGGTGTGAATAAAATTGATTGGGCTATCGCAACTGATTCCGGGCGTACTACAGATAACGGATGGGCGACAACTCTTGATAGTATTCCAATAGAAAATTTTTATAGTTATGTAGAGCCAAAATTTGACTCAAAGAGTCAGTCTGTTATTGCTAGTGCCATACAAGCAGATAAAGGGAATTATCAAAATTTGGTTGTTGGTCAAACAGTGCAGATTGGTTCCTCAACAGTTAAGTTAATTAATAGTGAGTTGCCCATATGGGAATTCAAGATTCAAGGGGAAAATTGGTTATTACTGGGAGAACTTCAACCGGATCAGCAAAATCCATTAGCAACTAACGGAGAAGTGGGAAAAACTCACGTCCTTTGGTGGTCGGGACAAACGTTAGCCTCAAATCTGTTGAAAGCGTTAGAACCAGTGGTCGCGATTTCATTTTCTAATTCCGTTGCGCCAGAAACCTTAGTTGAATTGCGCCAAGGAAAAACCAAGTTTTACAGCACCAGTCGCGATGGCGCAATTCTATGGACTCCCGATACTGGCTTCGATACTACTTTGGAGTTAGCGGAAAACCAATCTAGTTTGCTCTAG
- a CDS encoding PAS domain S-box protein, translated as MKLERFDSLDEYRQDSVVDRLSSSIFIAAEVQPQVEKQMGFEASLLNHISQAVIATDRKGRITYWNRHSEILYQWQASEVISENIDKIIILPQKSSEQARRIIRVLLDRGQWTGQILLQRKDGNRFWVEVTYSTIKESNGKIAGFVGIFINISNSKETNSAWQPNQTTQFLLDAIPDAIFLLNKDGIYLDYKAPPNFKLQLPANELLGKKVSEILPKPIANKASKIIKEASISKKIETFEYQINNGKKYDFEARIVPVLNEEIVLIVRDVTERKQAERQLAKSEERYRIVSELTSDFAYAARIDSEGRFITDWITGAFSRISGFSWEEIKARNGWQTLIHPDDMPIFSERLQTILCWQSDISEYRIFTKEGKIRWLRDYSQPVYCDDKERVLLIYGAAQDITERKQAEEALRQQTERERLLGMMQERIRQSLNVDEIISQAVAEVRSFLQVERVAIYQIDRKNGGKFIVESIAPNCSSVLNVYCNDTCFNSKYIEKFQQGQISAIDDIKIANVSECHKKLLEKINIRANLVVPIVFNKQLWGLLCAHQCSESRHWQPFEIELLQNLASTLALAIQQSSLFKQISRLNAELESQVQERTAQLQQALELETMLKRITDKVRDSLDENQILQTAVRELATGLNISSCNAAIYDLEKGTSTIRYEYAVSIPGEQGRVAQMGKWPEIYNQLLRKEYFQFCSIVPNPVRGLVSMFTCPIFDNEGVLGDLWLINHKEYAFRELEIRLVQQVANQCAIAIRQARLYRAEQARVAELEKLNLLKDDFLSTVSHELRTPMANMKMAIQMLKIAPSPERQERYLQILKSECDRETELINDLLDLQRLEAESYPLSLAESVNLQEWLPSIVEPFLSRVQERSQNFQFKLSPNVPPLLTDRAGLGRIVVELLNNACKYTPSGGGIILQVEYYPNGRGIGTTSSDNEGEPNSLINHSKSSVTVHNQVPLTVFNVSNEVEIPVAELPHLFRKFYRVLQADLWKQGGTGLGLALVQKLVEQMGGNIKVESGNGWTHFDVELPHKVQENII; from the coding sequence ATGAAACTAGAACGGTTTGATAGTCTAGATGAATACCGTCAGGATAGCGTAGTCGATCGACTAAGCTCATCAATCTTCATAGCGGCAGAAGTACAGCCGCAGGTAGAAAAGCAAATGGGTTTTGAGGCATCCCTTTTAAATCATATTTCTCAAGCCGTTATTGCTACGGATAGAAAAGGAAGAATTACTTACTGGAACCGCCATTCCGAAATACTATATCAATGGCAAGCATCAGAAGTAATAAGCGAAAATATTGATAAAATTATTATCCTTCCTCAAAAAAGTAGCGAACAAGCACGAAGAATTATCCGTGTCCTGTTAGATCGGGGTCAGTGGACGGGACAAATTTTACTACAACGAAAAGACGGTAATCGATTTTGGGTAGAAGTAACTTACTCAACTATTAAAGAATCTAATGGCAAAATCGCTGGTTTTGTGGGAATATTTATTAATATTAGCAACTCCAAAGAAACTAATTCAGCATGGCAACCTAACCAAACAACACAATTTTTATTAGATGCCATACCAGATGCTATTTTTCTTTTAAATAAAGATGGTATTTATTTAGATTATAAAGCTCCTCCGAACTTTAAGCTTCAATTACCTGCTAACGAGTTATTAGGCAAAAAAGTATCGGAAATCCTCCCTAAACCAATTGCTAATAAAGCCAGTAAAATTATTAAAGAAGCCTCTATCAGTAAAAAGATAGAAACTTTTGAATATCAAATAAACAATGGGAAAAAATATGATTTTGAAGCTAGAATCGTACCCGTACTTAACGAGGAAATCGTTTTAATTGTTAGAGACGTAACCGAGCGCAAGCAAGCAGAAAGACAATTAGCAAAAAGTGAAGAACGCTATCGAATAGTTTCCGAACTAACATCCGACTTTGCCTATGCTGCTAGAATTGATTCTGAAGGAAGATTTATTACTGATTGGATTACAGGTGCTTTTAGCAGAATATCTGGTTTTAGTTGGGAAGAAATCAAAGCAAGGAATGGTTGGCAAACGCTGATTCATCCTGATGATATGCCGATTTTTTCGGAGCGCCTACAAACCATTTTGTGTTGGCAATCAGATATCAGCGAATACCGAATTTTTACTAAAGAAGGAAAAATTCGTTGGCTGCGTGACTACAGCCAACCAGTTTATTGTGACGATAAAGAGCGGGTATTGCTAATATATGGTGCAGCACAAGATATCACAGAGCGCAAACAAGCAGAAGAAGCTCTTCGGCAACAAACTGAACGAGAGCGTTTGTTAGGAATGATGCAAGAACGCATTCGTCAGTCATTGAACGTAGATGAAATTATTAGTCAAGCCGTTGCAGAAGTACGTAGTTTTTTACAAGTAGAACGAGTAGCTATTTACCAAATCGATCGAAAAAATGGAGGTAAGTTTATTGTAGAATCTATTGCACCAAATTGCTCATCAGTATTAAATGTTTACTGTAATGATACTTGTTTTAATAGTAAATATATTGAGAAGTTTCAACAAGGGCAAATATCGGCTATTGATGATATTAAAATAGCCAATGTTAGTGAGTGCCACAAAAAACTTTTAGAAAAAATAAACATTAGAGCTAATTTAGTTGTACCAATTGTATTTAACAAACAGTTGTGGGGTTTATTATGCGCTCATCAGTGTTCGGAATCTCGTCATTGGCAACCGTTTGAAATTGAATTGTTACAAAATTTAGCCAGTACGTTAGCGCTTGCAATTCAACAATCTTCCCTTTTTAAACAAATTTCTCGATTGAATGCTGAGTTAGAAAGCCAAGTGCAAGAACGAACAGCCCAGTTACAACAAGCATTGGAATTAGAAACAATGCTCAAACGCATCACGGATAAAGTAAGGGATAGTTTAGATGAAAACCAAATTTTACAAACAGCGGTTAGAGAGTTAGCAACTGGGTTAAATATTAGCTCTTGTAACGCAGCTATTTACGATCTTGAAAAAGGTACTTCTACTATTCGTTATGAATATGCCGTTTCCATTCCAGGCGAACAAGGACGGGTAGCCCAAATGGGAAAATGGCCGGAAATATACAATCAACTATTACGAAAAGAGTATTTTCAATTTTGTTCTATCGTGCCTAATCCGGTACGAGGGTTAGTCTCGATGTTTACTTGCCCAATTTTTGATAATGAAGGCGTGTTGGGAGATTTGTGGTTAATTAATCATAAGGAATATGCTTTTAGAGAATTAGAAATTAGACTAGTACAACAGGTAGCAAATCAATGCGCGATCGCAATTAGGCAAGCTAGACTTTATCGAGCAGAGCAAGCCAGAGTAGCAGAATTAGAAAAGCTAAACTTGCTCAAAGATGACTTTTTGAGTACAGTTTCTCACGAATTACGCACGCCGATGGCTAATATGAAAATGGCCATTCAAATGTTAAAAATTGCTCCCTCACCAGAACGACAGGAAAGATATTTACAAATTCTTAAATCCGAGTGCGATCGCGAAACCGAATTAATAAACGATTTGTTAGACTTGCAAAGATTAGAAGCCGAATCCTATCCTTTATCTCTAGCCGAATCAGTTAATCTACAAGAGTGGTTACCTTCTATTGTCGAACCATTTCTCAGTCGCGTTCAAGAACGCAGCCAAAACTTTCAATTTAAACTTTCTCCTAATGTACCTCCCTTACTCACAGACCGGGCTGGATTGGGAAGAATAGTTGTAGAATTACTGAACAATGCTTGTAAATATACTCCATCTGGAGGCGGCATAATTTTGCAGGTTGAGTATTATCCAAATGGTAGAGGAATAGGAACGACTAGTTCTGACAATGAGGGAGAGCCTAATTCCTTAATTAACCACTCTAAATCATCAGTGACAGTTCATAATCAAGTTCCCTTAACTGTGTTCAACGTCAGTAATGAAGTGGAAATACCTGTTGCTGAATTACCTCATTTGTTTAGAAAGTTTTATCGAGTTCTCCAAGCAGACCTTTGGAAACAAGGGGGTACCGGCTTAGGGCTTGCTTTAGTTCAAAAGCTGGTGGAACAAATGGGAGGAAATATTAAGGTGGAAAGCGGCAATGGCTGGACGCATTTTGATGTAGAATTACCCCATAAAGTTCAGGAAAACATAATTTAA
- a CDS encoding HEAT repeat domain-containing protein, with amino-acid sequence MNQPKLEEISAQLESSSSRDRMLALAKLRDVPAIEAVPLIKKVLDDENLQIRSMAVFALGIKQTPECYPILVKLLETDPDYGIRADAAGALGYLEDRRALEPLVRAFYEDTDWLVRFSAAVALGNLKDLRAYEVLIEALDSKEVVLQQAAIAALGEIKAVESVESILRFAQAEDWLVRQRLAEALGHLPHPKSVPALKYLAKDSHHQVAEAAKISLRRLNDEA; translated from the coding sequence ATGAATCAACCTAAGTTAGAAGAAATTTCGGCCCAGCTAGAAAGTAGCTCTTCTCGCGATCGAATGCTTGCTTTAGCGAAGCTGAGAGATGTTCCAGCAATCGAGGCAGTGCCTTTGATTAAAAAAGTTTTGGATGATGAAAACCTGCAAATTCGTTCAATGGCCGTGTTTGCTTTAGGGATTAAACAGACACCAGAGTGTTATCCGATTTTAGTGAAATTGCTGGAAACTGACCCGGATTACGGAATTCGTGCGGATGCAGCAGGTGCTTTGGGTTACTTAGAAGATAGACGTGCCTTAGAACCATTGGTACGAGCTTTTTATGAAGATACCGATTGGCTGGTGCGTTTCAGCGCGGCAGTAGCACTGGGAAATCTGAAGGACTTACGTGCTTATGAAGTATTGATTGAAGCTTTAGATAGCAAAGAAGTGGTTCTGCAACAGGCTGCGATCGCAGCTTTGGGTGAAATCAAAGCCGTAGAATCAGTAGAGTCTATTCTCCGCTTTGCTCAAGCTGAGGATTGGCTAGTACGCCAGCGCTTGGCAGAAGCTTTAGGACATCTTCCTCATCCGAAAAGCGTTCCCGCTCTCAAATACCTAGCAAAAGATAGCCATCACCAAGTTGCAGAAGCTGCAAAAATTTCCTTACGTCGTTTAAATGATGAAGCTT